A DNA window from Brassica napus cultivar Da-Ae chromosome C1, Da-Ae, whole genome shotgun sequence contains the following coding sequences:
- the LOC125580418 gene encoding uncharacterized protein LOC125580418 — MAAEILTGHQLPSAFPKDYSISPICQSSAEEEAAEQEDDSSSEPEEYCDGSSSDIESDLGDDDASSVEDVSSSSSEDEGGNEDSSEDDEAGPPATKIHFPRRSRALKVLSEDFRKDLAKESMKTISQEDAEKCLARDGNFIPADTDLNQKEVIDACGVVQSVSSTMSITMKNDHEMIPKKDMTKFQLCSNMPASDYLLRLQTILLTDPQGAVNFALMMSQTEGGCPVNFNTITDLFLQKNLLLSFWMC; from the exons ATGGCGGCTGAGATACTCACAG GTCATCAATTGCCATCAGCTTTCCCCAAAGATTACTCAATCTCTCCAATTTGTCAAAGCTCCGCTGAGGAGGAAGCCGCTGAGCAGGAAGATGACTCATCCTCGGAGCCTGAAGAATACTGCGACGGCTCCTCCTCCGATATTGAATCCGACCTTGGAGATGACGATGCCTCCTCCGTCGAAGACGTCTCCTCATCTTCCTCCGAAGATGAAGGAGGCAACGAAGACTCTTCCGAAGACGACGAAGCGGGACCCCCTGCAACCAAAATACATTTCCCGAGGAGGTCTAGAGCACTCAAAGTCCTTTCAGAGGATTTTCGCAAGGATTTGGCGAAGGAATCAATGAAGACTATATCACAGGAAGACGCAGAGAAATGTTTGGCTAGAGACGGCAACTTTATACCCGCTGATACAGATTTAAATCAAAAGGAGGTTATTG ATGCTTGTGGTGTTGTTCAAAGTGTTTCTTCTACCATGAGCATTACAATGAAGAATGACCATGAGATGATCCCAAAGAAGGATATGACTAAATTTCAG CTGTGCTCAAATATGCCCGCCTCTGATTACCTGCTACGTCTGCAAACCATACTCCTTACGGATCCTCAG GGTGCAGTAAATTTTGCATTAATGATGTCTCAAACGGAAGGAGGTTGTCCAGTTAACTTCAACACCATCACTGACCTTTTTCTTCAG AAAAATCTACTGCTTTCCTTTTGGATGTGCTGA